A DNA window from Candidatus Brocadia sp. contains the following coding sequences:
- a CDS encoding deoxyhypusine synthase, with amino-acid sequence MKTDFIRPGLTKVTIAHEDKYETTKDPITQFMSHHYRHFNAAVTIDAARAYKRHLENGGKMFLTMGGAMSTAELGLSLAEMIRQDKVHGICCTGANLEEDVFNLVAHNHYVRIPNYRELTPGDEENLFKQHLNRVTDTCIPEAEALRRIENAMLEEWTDADCRGERFFPHEFMFKVLLSGKLREYYQSDPRDSWLMEAAIRNLPIFVPGWEDSTLGNMYAAHCISGEIRNIHTVKTGIEYMVLLAEWYMQIVPKGLGFFQIGGGIAGDFPICVVPMLHQDLRRPEVPLWAYFCQISDSTTSYGSYSGAVPNEKITWGKLGKDSPKFIIESDATIVAPLIFAYVLGW; translated from the coding sequence TACCGGCATTTTAATGCCGCAGTCACAATAGATGCGGCCAGGGCTTACAAGCGGCATCTTGAAAATGGTGGAAAGATGTTTTTAACAATGGGCGGTGCAATGAGCACCGCCGAACTCGGACTTTCCCTTGCGGAGATGATTCGTCAGGATAAGGTTCACGGTATCTGCTGTACCGGTGCAAATCTTGAGGAAGATGTCTTCAATCTGGTTGCACACAACCATTACGTACGTATTCCAAACTATCGTGAGTTAACCCCCGGAGACGAGGAAAATTTATTTAAGCAACATCTGAATCGTGTAACCGACACCTGCATCCCTGAGGCAGAAGCGTTGAGGCGTATTGAAAACGCAATGCTTGAAGAGTGGACCGATGCCGATTGTCGGGGTGAGCGTTTTTTCCCGCACGAGTTTATGTTCAAGGTTCTGCTGAGTGGAAAGCTCAGGGAATATTATCAAAGCGACCCGCGAGATAGCTGGCTGATGGAAGCAGCGATCCGAAATCTACCCATTTTTGTCCCGGGCTGGGAAGATTCAACGCTCGGTAACATGTACGCCGCACACTGTATTTCCGGTGAAATCAGGAATATCCACACGGTTAAAACGGGGATAGAGTATATGGTCTTGTTGGCCGAATGGTACATGCAGATCGTCCCGAAGGGACTGGGCTTTTTTCAAATCGGCGGTGGCATTGCAGGAGATTTCCCCATCTGTGTGGTGCCGATGCTTCATCAGGACCTGAGACGCCCTGAAGTGCCACTTTGGGCATATTTTTGTCAAATCAGCGATTCAACGACAAGCTACGGATCATATTCTGGCGCAGTGCCAAATGAAAAGATTACCTGGGGCAAGCTCGGCAAGGACTCCCCAAAGTTCATCATCGAATCAGACGCTACCATCGTTGCGCCACTCATTTTTGCTTATGTGCTGGGATGGTAA
- a CDS encoding cobyrinate a,c-diamide synthase: MKQTSSYYPRILIAGTHSGVGKTTITLGLMSVLEEKGYKVQGFKVGPDYIDPSHHMAITGRPSRNLDTWLMNRDVCLELFEHAFMGSNMAVIEGVMGLYDGSLDGSEFGSTAHLAKILDVPAILVMDAKGMSRSAGAIVLGYKHFDKDVKIQGVILNRVGSERHYTSLKKSIEDNCNIPVLGYLPFDGEILLPERHLGLVPSIEQEFSKAAYQKIGNLLSTTVDIDTLIGIASSPNNLPSFKKTVFSEINERFNFRIAVAVDEAFNFYYQDNLDLLELYGAELAYFSPLYDKYLPAGIHGLYLGGGFPELHAALLASNTTMKESIRKAHKNGVVIYGECGGMMYLLEQLIDFKKKTYEMCGILKGMTKMENKRQGLGYITVQAIHDNLLCEKGDRFKAHEFHWSSLHVPEDTRFAYAISKCNDKKSRFDGLIADRVLGSYTHVHFATDPGLVKHFLRFMGSA, translated from the coding sequence ATGAAACAAACTTCGTCTTATTATCCAAGGATACTGATAGCTGGTACGCATAGCGGTGTGGGTAAGACGACCATTACCCTTGGCTTAATGTCTGTCTTGGAGGAAAAAGGATACAAGGTACAGGGCTTTAAGGTCGGTCCTGATTATATCGATCCATCGCATCATATGGCCATTACAGGACGACCGTCTCGTAACCTGGATACATGGCTGATGAATCGTGATGTGTGTCTGGAATTATTCGAACATGCCTTTATGGGATCGAATATGGCAGTGATTGAGGGAGTGATGGGGTTATATGACGGCAGTCTTGATGGGTCGGAATTTGGGAGCACAGCGCATCTTGCCAAGATATTGGATGTGCCTGCGATATTGGTAATGGACGCAAAGGGGATGTCACGCAGTGCAGGTGCAATTGTATTGGGGTATAAACATTTTGATAAAGATGTAAAAATACAAGGAGTAATCCTGAACAGAGTTGGGAGTGAGCGGCACTATACGTCTCTTAAAAAATCTATTGAAGACAATTGCAATATCCCTGTATTGGGATATCTGCCTTTTGATGGAGAAATACTACTGCCAGAGCGACACCTTGGTTTAGTGCCGTCAATAGAACAGGAGTTCTCAAAGGCTGCGTATCAAAAAATCGGGAATTTGTTGTCGACCACTGTGGATATCGATACACTGATCGGTATTGCGTCCTCCCCAAATAATCTTCCTTCATTTAAGAAGACGGTATTCTCTGAGATTAATGAGCGATTTAATTTTAGAATTGCCGTTGCTGTGGATGAAGCATTTAATTTTTATTATCAGGACAATCTTGACCTTCTTGAGTTATACGGGGCTGAGCTAGCGTATTTTAGTCCACTGTATGATAAATATCTGCCTGCGGGCATTCATGGTTTGTATCTGGGGGGTGGCTTTCCTGAATTACATGCCGCTTTGCTTGCATCGAATACCACTATGAAAGAATCCATACGAAAAGCGCACAAGAATGGTGTGGTTATTTATGGAGAGTGCGGAGGAATGATGTATCTGCTTGAACAGTTGATAGATTTTAAAAAGAAGACATACGAGATGTGTGGAATACTGAAAGGGATGACAAAAATGGAGAACAAGAGGCAGGGATTGGGCTACATTACAGTTCAGGCGATACACGATAATCTCCTGTGTGAAAAAGGTGATAGATTTAAGGCCCACGAATTTCACTGGTCATCACTGCATGTGCCCGAAGATACACGATTTGCTTATGCAATTTCTAAATGCAATGACAAAAAATCAAGGTTTGATGGTCTCATTGCTGACAGGGTGCTGGGTTCTTATACCCACGTCCACTTTGCAACTGATCCTGGACTTGTGAAACACTTTTTACGCTTTATGGGAAGTGCTTAG
- a CDS encoding chemotaxis response regulator protein-glutamate methylesterase, with protein MLKKIKVLIVDDSAVVRKILSTGLSRDHGIEVVGTAADPFIARDKIINLKPDVITLDIEMPRMDGISFLQRLMTYYPLPVIMVSSLTQAGCETTLKALEVGALDFVAKPSLDVSHTLYEIVTELAEKIKESAGVKVKKKEYFKNTGSKNTTAMHTETSHALINSTHKIIAIGASTGGTEALKTVLMQMPPNAPGILIVQHMPQLFTKSFADRLNSLCSVEVREAKDGDSIIPGLVLIAPGNYHMELRRNGARYYVTTNQEPPVRRHRPSVEVLFDSVAKYAGSNAVGVIMTGMGDDGAGGLLKMKEAGAKTMAQDEESCVVFGMPKEAIKLGAVDTIVPLHKITPSILSLLTKM; from the coding sequence ATGCTAAAAAAAATAAAGGTATTGATTGTGGATGATTCAGCTGTGGTCAGAAAAATATTATCTACAGGTTTAAGCAGGGATCACGGAATTGAAGTCGTGGGAACCGCAGCGGACCCATTTATTGCCAGGGACAAAATCATAAATCTAAAACCTGATGTAATTACCCTTGATATAGAAATGCCCAGAATGGATGGCATCTCCTTCTTGCAAAGATTAATGACATACTATCCGTTACCGGTCATTATGGTTAGCTCATTGACACAGGCAGGTTGCGAAACTACGTTGAAGGCTTTAGAAGTAGGCGCACTGGATTTTGTCGCGAAACCATCACTGGATGTTTCACACACTCTCTATGAGATAGTAACCGAATTAGCAGAAAAGATAAAAGAATCAGCAGGAGTTAAAGTTAAGAAGAAAGAATATTTTAAAAATACCGGCAGTAAAAATACCACTGCCATGCACACAGAGACGAGCCATGCATTGATCAATAGCACGCACAAGATTATTGCAATTGGGGCGTCTACAGGTGGAACGGAAGCGCTCAAGACGGTGCTGATGCAGATGCCTCCGAATGCGCCGGGAATATTGATTGTGCAGCATATGCCACAATTGTTTACAAAATCATTTGCTGACCGTTTGAATTCTCTTTGTTCTGTCGAAGTGAGAGAGGCTAAGGATGGCGATAGTATTATTCCTGGCCTGGTGCTGATTGCGCCAGGAAATTATCATATGGAATTACGAAGAAATGGCGCCCGATATTATGTGACGACAAACCAGGAACCGCCTGTTCGTCGTCATAGACCCTCTGTAGAAGTCTTATTTGATTCAGTTGCAAAATATGCAGGGAGCAATGCCGTCGGTGTAATTATGACTGGTATGGGTGATGACGGTGCAGGTGGTCTCCTGAAAATGAAGGAGGCGGGTGCTAAAACAATGGCTCAGGATGAAGAAAGTTGTGTGGTATTTGGCATGCCCAAGGAAGCAATCAAATTGGGTGCGGTCGATACGATTGTTCCGCTTCATAAAATTACCCCTTCCATTTTATCATTGTTAACCAAGATGTGA
- a CDS encoding protein-glutamate O-methyltransferase CheR has protein sequence MDIDINDKEFSLFQRLIYDESGINLTPAKKELLKSRLMKRLRERSLTSFKEYYKYVTEADTTGEELISMLDCISTNLTEFFREAAHFDFLSEKVIPFLVEDKRKKKEKKIRIWCAGCSTGEEPYSISMILAECIKELYEWDIKLLATDLSTRVLKKAMQGIYAKDRLKGIPLQMLNTYFERGAHNFKDHYQIKDFLRNLIAFRRLNLTDKTFPFKGQFDFIFCRNVMIYFNKQTQTELVSKFYKHLTPNGYLFVGHSESLAGTETRFRYVRPTIYQK, from the coding sequence ATGGACATCGATATCAACGATAAAGAATTTTCTCTTTTCCAGCGCTTAATCTATGACGAAAGCGGAATAAATCTTACCCCGGCAAAAAAAGAGTTGTTGAAATCCCGATTAATGAAGCGCTTACGAGAAAGATCGTTGACCTCATTTAAAGAATACTATAAATACGTTACCGAAGCAGATACAACGGGTGAAGAACTGATCAGTATGCTTGATTGCATCTCTACAAACCTCACGGAATTTTTCAGAGAAGCAGCACATTTTGATTTCCTTTCAGAAAAGGTAATTCCTTTCTTAGTGGAAGATAAAAGAAAAAAAAAGGAAAAAAAGATCAGGATATGGTGCGCAGGCTGCTCAACCGGTGAAGAGCCATACAGTATTTCAATGATACTGGCAGAATGCATAAAAGAGCTCTACGAATGGGATATAAAATTATTAGCTACCGATTTGTCGACCCGGGTTTTAAAAAAGGCCATGCAGGGAATATACGCAAAAGACCGGTTAAAGGGTATTCCCCTTCAAATGCTAAACACCTATTTCGAAAGGGGAGCACACAATTTCAAAGATCATTATCAAATAAAAGATTTCTTAAGAAACCTGATCGCATTCAGGAGGCTTAATCTTACCGATAAAACCTTTCCTTTCAAAGGACAATTTGATTTTATATTTTGCAGAAATGTAATGATCTATTTTAATAAACAAACCCAGACTGAGTTGGTATCAAAATTTTACAAGCACCTTACCCCTAATGGGTATCTTTTCGTAGGTCATTCTGAAAGCCTTGCCGGCACTGAAACCAGATTCCGGTACGTACGACCCACAATTTATCAGAAGTAA